From Candidatus Pedobacter colombiensis, one genomic window encodes:
- a CDS encoding metallophosphoesterase yields MASILMADLFSLAGFPDEDSGNRNDGPYVLYQGGNVLVRSIHPEKGIPKSTIQTFAEKEKVEVPVKVSFSDHPDWDFSVKLQPVLKNEPSEFKQPEKLLALSDIEGEFEELRKLLVANKVIDSKYNWIFSTGHVVICGDLFDRGSDVVAVIWLLYKLEQDAKAKGGYLHTILGNHDIINLSGDLRYVMPKYFINAKLMGVDYMTLYGVDSELGRWLRSKNLIEKIGDNLCLHAGMAPEINKLKISVKEINERCRPYYDKVKQPDLFVDKAIWKLFEEAQSSLFWYRGYFQEPKASLEEVEETLSLYQVNRIIVGHTITETNVGFYYNGSVLGIDTNQHKGKLEGALYEAGKWYKVNERGVKSRIGD; encoded by the coding sequence ATGGCATCAATATTAATGGCTGATTTATTTTCTTTGGCCGGTTTCCCGGATGAAGATTCTGGAAACCGGAACGATGGACCTTATGTGCTCTATCAAGGAGGGAATGTTCTTGTAAGGAGTATTCATCCTGAAAAGGGTATTCCAAAATCCACGATTCAGACATTTGCAGAAAAGGAAAAAGTTGAAGTTCCGGTTAAGGTTAGTTTTTCTGATCATCCTGATTGGGATTTCTCTGTAAAACTTCAGCCGGTGCTTAAAAATGAACCTTCGGAATTTAAGCAGCCGGAAAAGCTATTGGCTTTGTCTGATATAGAAGGAGAGTTTGAAGAGCTGAGAAAGTTGCTGGTCGCCAATAAGGTGATAGATAGCAAGTATAACTGGATCTTTAGCACTGGTCATGTAGTTATTTGTGGCGATCTGTTTGATCGCGGCAGCGATGTAGTCGCAGTTATTTGGTTATTGTATAAATTGGAACAGGATGCCAAAGCCAAAGGAGGATACTTACATACCATTTTGGGGAACCATGACATTATCAACCTGAGTGGTGATCTACGTTATGTAATGCCAAAGTATTTTATCAATGCCAAGCTGATGGGAGTAGACTATATGACGCTTTATGGCGTAGACTCAGAGCTTGGACGTTGGTTGAGAAGTAAGAATCTGATTGAAAAGATTGGCGACAATCTCTGCTTACATGCTGGGATGGCACCAGAAATTAATAAGCTAAAAATAAGTGTTAAGGAAATAAACGAACGCTGTCGCCCTTATTATGATAAAGTTAAACAGCCAGATCTTTTTGTCGATAAGGCAATATGGAAATTGTTTGAAGAGGCACAGTCATCATTGTTTTGGTATAGAGGCTATTTTCAGGAACCAAAAGCTTCTCTGGAAGAGGTAGAAGAAACACTGTCCTTATATCAGGTAAACAGAATCATAGTTGGACACACAATTACGGAAACAAATGTCGGGTTTTACTATAATGGGAGCGTGTTGGGAATTGACACAAACCAGCATAAAGGCAAACTTGAAGGTGCTTTATATGAGGCCGGAAAATGGTATAAAGTAAATGAAAGGGGAGTGAAAAGCCGTATAGGTGATTAA
- a CDS encoding sensor histidine kinase: MRFPILLFIFFGQLNLYSSEPVIQLNSALTYCNLGKHISYFEDKTSQLTLSQIQERSEKGQFKRGQTDILNLGNTKSAFWIRIDYISSSSNRDYLILDVPNIDYIDLYINTDSGMMHRVSGAIHPWREGVIITNNYIFVLPAQNHMPTTLWLRLKTNNILIAPIKIANSENFVPGKSIKNNLEVIYIGVLLTLFLFNIFLYFSLKDSTYLYYSLYVLSLTIYAVLYLRGYSYLLGNDVRILLNRYPHGFLGISIIASILFSKKFLNLKSLFKPSVRVCDFLIVCCIVMICVSVTGFKSIASMMAQATALAGSIVLWSCGLIAYRKGHKPAKYYILAWSFIQVTVVAVVLSLEGILTYHDYSFEFVPIGSTIELLLLAFALGDRYRTIIRNEQLIKDENFSLIQTQNHRLEKLVEERTLKLSETIEQLETSNSVKNKLFSIIAHDLRSPFNSLISIFSLKDMDLLTLDELKILLNENKKNIDTIHNTLNNLLYWAKSQMEGVKTLPVAFNIKQLIEELALVYSPLIQAKGITINLHATDQFIVFADENQIQLVLRNLIDNAIKFTPSSHGIGITLTHNMYSIEICVSNTISKTNALNIESITNPDAFEATYGTGHEKGVGLGLHLCREYIKENGSELRVKISGRLVSFCFELPRA, encoded by the coding sequence ATGCGGTTTCCTATCTTATTATTTATTTTTTTCGGGCAACTTAATCTTTATAGTTCGGAGCCAGTTATACAATTAAACAGCGCTCTAACGTACTGTAATTTAGGTAAACACATTTCTTATTTTGAGGATAAAACCTCCCAGCTTACACTTAGTCAGATACAAGAGCGCTCTGAAAAAGGGCAATTTAAAAGAGGACAAACTGATATCCTGAATTTGGGAAATACCAAATCAGCCTTCTGGATCAGAATTGATTATATAAGTAGTAGTTCCAACAGAGATTATTTAATATTGGACGTTCCTAACATTGACTATATTGATCTTTATATCAACACCGATAGCGGTATGATGCACAGAGTCTCTGGTGCTATCCACCCATGGAGAGAGGGAGTAATCATTACAAATAATTATATTTTCGTATTACCTGCCCAAAACCATATGCCTACCACACTGTGGCTTAGACTAAAGACCAATAACATACTTATTGCGCCCATCAAAATAGCCAATTCAGAGAATTTCGTCCCTGGAAAATCAATAAAAAATAACCTTGAAGTTATATACATCGGGGTATTGCTAACGCTATTTTTATTTAACATTTTTCTGTATTTCAGTTTAAAAGACAGCACTTACTTGTATTACAGTTTGTATGTGCTATCTCTTACCATTTATGCGGTCCTCTATTTGAGAGGATATAGCTATTTATTAGGCAACGATGTACGAATCCTGCTTAACCGTTACCCTCATGGTTTCCTCGGGATATCCATCATAGCATCAATACTATTCTCTAAAAAATTCCTCAACCTCAAAAGCCTCTTTAAACCATCGGTTCGGGTTTGTGATTTTCTTATTGTATGCTGCATTGTTATGATATGCGTAAGTGTTACCGGATTTAAAAGCATTGCATCTATGATGGCTCAGGCTACTGCATTGGCTGGATCAATCGTTTTGTGGAGCTGTGGACTTATCGCTTACAGAAAAGGGCATAAGCCTGCAAAATATTACATTTTAGCCTGGTCATTTATTCAAGTCACCGTCGTAGCAGTAGTATTAAGTTTGGAGGGAATACTTACCTATCATGATTACAGCTTTGAGTTCGTACCTATAGGCTCTACTATTGAACTTCTATTGCTTGCTTTTGCCCTGGGTGATCGCTATCGGACTATTATACGCAATGAACAATTGATAAAAGACGAGAATTTTTCTTTAATACAAACACAAAATCATCGTTTGGAAAAACTAGTAGAAGAACGCACCTTGAAGCTTAGTGAAACTATTGAACAGTTGGAGACTTCGAACTCAGTAAAAAACAAGCTATTTTCTATTATTGCCCACGACTTGAGAAGCCCTTTTAACAGCTTAATCAGCATTTTTTCCTTAAAAGATATGGACTTGCTCACCTTGGATGAGCTTAAAATACTGCTGAATGAAAACAAAAAAAATATAGATACCATACACAATACCCTTAATAACCTTTTATATTGGGCAAAAAGTCAAATGGAGGGTGTTAAAACGCTTCCCGTAGCCTTTAACATCAAACAACTTATTGAAGAGCTTGCACTGGTTTATTCACCACTTATACAAGCAAAAGGAATTACCATCAACCTCCATGCAACAGATCAATTTATAGTGTTTGCTGACGAAAATCAGATTCAGTTGGTGCTTCGTAACCTAATCGACAATGCCATAAAGTTTACCCCTTCCTCGCATGGAATTGGTATTACTTTAACACACAATATGTATTCCATAGAAATCTGTGTAAGCAATACCATTTCTAAAACAAATGCGTTAAATATTGAAAGCATTACCAATCCTGATGCTTTTGAGGCCACTTATGGTACTGGCCATGAAAAAGGTGTAGGTCTTGGATTGCATTTGTGCAGAGAGTACATTAAAGAAAATGGGAGCGAATTGCGGGTTAAAATAAGTGGCAGGTTGGTTTCATTTTGCTTTGAGTTACCCCGCGCTTAA